One Branchiostoma floridae strain S238N-H82 chromosome 15, Bfl_VNyyK, whole genome shotgun sequence DNA window includes the following coding sequences:
- the LOC118431726 gene encoding kinesin-like protein KIF2A isoform X7, with amino-acid sequence MDWGGLKVGVSVRIQRSDGRIHAAIVSGLNDEQESVTVEWFERGETKGKEIEVENIFALNAALKPATQVSHAEVQQPSAKVTPSRPSMAVQQARSITPRDQESRIPTAKSRPTIVPPAQNGDAAPVAPPAAVEAVKKQAIPASRRRSNCVKEVERLKQDREERRKRMEDEKKRRTNDPDYEPGNPNWEFLQMVRAFRSNLDIKTITNADPIEDHQICVCVRKRPLNKKEMAKKEVDVITTPDKHNTVVHECKLKVDLTKYLENHTFRFDYSFDDSASNETVYRYTAKPLVETIFERGMATCFAYGQTGSGKTHTMGGDFKGKDQDTSKGIYALAARDVFKLLNSAAYKNQDLIVGCSFFEIYGGKVFDLQNKKHKLRVLEDGKQQVQVVGLTEKHVTTVDDVLKLITEGNRTRTSGQTSANQHSSRSHAVFQMILRKRATRKMFGKFSLIDLAGNERGADTISSDRQTRMEGAEINKSLLALKECIRALGRPNSVHTPFRASKLTQVLRDSFIGERSKTCMIAMISPGSSSCEHTLNTLRYADRVKEYGCTPLALQEYEQDASNQHGPYGLLSPGYDPGSPEVKELGPGDPGAPGPSQGLSAIPENSRNNSLSPQNSDLQLLATQNEGEVSFELLHFHEALQELQEMEEQVVEDHRSALQEMEEMVIVERGLLEMADEVDYDVEAYSSTLSDLLDKKIQKWSELKQKLDTFRIKMKEEEIASKNIKRPPL; translated from the exons ATGGACTGGGGCGGCCTAAAAGTCGGCGTCAGCGTGCGAATCCAGCGTAGTGACG GGCGCATCCATGCAGCCATCGTGAGCGGTTTGAATGATGAGCAGGAGAGTGTGACAGTAGAGTGGTTCGAGAGGGGAGAGACCAAGGGCAAGGAG ATTGAGGTAGAGAACATCTTTGCCCTGAATGCTGCCCTGAAGCCTGCTACACAAGTATCCCATGCTGAGGTCCAACAACCTTCTGCCAAGGTAACA CCTTCTCGCCCGTCGATGGCAGTTCAGCAAGCCCGCAGCATTACACCGAGGGACCAAGAGTCAAGAA TCCCCACTGCCAAATCGCGCCCCACCATCGTCCCACCAGCACAGAATGGTGACGCTGCCCCGGTTGCACCCCCCGCTGCTGTGGAGGCAGTCAAGAAGCAGGCTATCCCAGCAT CCCGCAGACGCTCCAACTGTGTGAAGGAGGTGGAGAGGTTGAAGCAGGACCGCGAGGAGCGGCGGAAGCGGATGGAAGACGAGAAGAAGCGCCGCACGAACGACCCGGACTACGAGCCTGGCAACCCCAACTGGGAGTTCCTACAGATGGTCCGAGCCTTCCGTTCCAACCTGGACATCAAAACTATCACTAATGCTGACCCT ATTGAGGACCACCAGATCTGTGTATGTGTCAGGAAAAGACCACTGAACAAGAAGGAGATGGCCAAGAAGGAAGTGGACGTCATCACAACTCCAGACAAACACAACACAGTG GTCCATGAGTGTAAACTGAAGGTGGACCTGACCAAGTACTTGGAGAATCACACCTTCCGATTTGACTATTCCTTTGACGATTCAGCTTCAAACGAGACAGTTTACAG ATACACAGCCAAGCCTTTAGTGGAAACCATATTTGAGAGAGGCATGGCCACTTGTTTTGCCTATGGACAGACTGGAAGTGGCAAAACCCAT ACAATGGGCGGAGACTTCAAGGGTAAGGACCAGGACACGTCCAAGGGCATCTATGCACTCGCTG CTCGTGATGTCTTCAAGCTGCTAAACTCTGCAGCCTACAAAAACCAAGACCTGATCGTTGGCTGTAGCTTCTTTGAGATCTATGGTGGAAAG GTGTTTGACCTTCAGAACAAGAAGCACAAGCTGCGTGTCCTTGAGGATGGGAAGCAGCAGGTGCAGGTGGTCGGGCTGACAGAGAAACATGTCACCACCGTGGACGACGTGCTCAAACTCATCACCGAGGGCAACAGGACGAGGACGTCCGGGCAgacatcagccaatcagcactccTCGCGCTCACACGCAGTCTTTCAGATGATCCTGCGAAAGAG ggcaacaagaaaaatgtttggaAAGTTCTCCCTGATCGACTtggcag GTAATGAGAGAGGTGCAGACACCATCAGCTCGGACCGACAGACACGGATGGAGGGAGCCGAGATCAACAAGAGTTTACTCGCTCTCAAG GAGTGTATACGTGCCCTCGGCCGGCCTAACTCCGTCCACACACCCTTCCGTGCCAGTAAGCTGACCCAGGTACTCAGAGACTCCTTCATTGGGGAGAGGTCCAAGACATGCATG ATTGCTATGATCTCTCCAGGGTCGAGCAGCTGTGAACACACCCTCAACACTCTCAGATATGCCGACAG GGTTAAGGAGTATGGATGCACACCCCTGGCCCTCCAGGAGTATGAACAGGATGCCTCAAACCAGCATGGCCCTTACGGTCTCCTCAGTCCTGGCTATGACCCAGGCAGTCCTGA GGTTAAGGAGCTGGGTCCAGGCGACCCGGGTGCCCCGGGCCCGTCTCAGGGTCTGTCCGCCATCCCGGAGAACAGCCGCAACAACAGCCTGTCTCCGCAGAACTCTGACCTGCAGCTGCTGGCCACCCAGAACGAGGGGGAGGTGTCGTTTGAGCTGCTGCACTTTCACGAGGCACTGCAGGAGCTGCAGGAGATGGAAGAACAGGTTGTGGAGGACCACAGGAGCGCCTTACAG GAAATGGAGGAGATGGTGATTGTAGAACGGGGCCTGCTGGAGATGGCTGATGAAGTGGACTATGATGTGGAAG CCTACTCATCTACACTGTCTGACCTGCTGGACAAGAAGATTCAGAAGTGGAGTGAGCTGAAGCAGAAACTGGACACTTTCCGCATCAAGATGAAAGAGGAAGAAATCGCCAGCAAAAACATTAAGCGGCCCCCATTGTAA
- the LOC118431726 gene encoding kinesin-like protein KIF2A isoform X4 — MDWGGLKVGVSVRIQRSDGRIHAAIVSGLNDEQESVTVEWFERGETKGKEIEVENIFALNAALKPATQVSHAEVQQPSAKVTPSRPSMAVQQARSITPRDQESRRTMRRSSSRTVPTAKSRPTIVPPAQNGDAAPVAPPAAVEAVKKQAIPASRRRSNCVKEVERLKQDREERRKRMEDEKKRRTNDPDYEPGNPNWEFLQMVRAFRSNLDIKTITNADPIEDHQICVCVRKRPLNKKEMAKKEVDVITTPDKHNTVVHECKLKVDLTKYLENHTFRFDYSFDDSASNETVYRYTAKPLVETIFERGMATCFAYGQTGSGKTHTMGGDFKGKDQDTSKGIYALAARDVFKLLNSAAYKNQDLIVGCSFFEIYGGKVFDLQNKKHKLRVLEDGKQQVQVVGLTEKHVTTVDDVLKLITEGNRTRTSGQTSANQHSSRSHAVFQMILRKRATRKMFGKFSLIDLAGNERGADTISSDRQTRMEGAEINKSLLALKECIRALGRPNSVHTPFRASKLTQVLRDSFIGERSKTCMIAMISPGSSSCEHTLNTLRYADRVKEYGCTPLALQEYEQDASNQHGPYGLLSPGYDPGSPEVKELGPGDPGAPGPSQGLSAIPENSRNNSLSPQNSDLQLLATQNEGEVSFELLHFHEALQELQEMEEQVVEDHRSALQEMEEMVIVERGLLEMADEVDYDVEAYSSTLSDLLDKKIQKWSELKQKLDTFRIKMKEEEIASKNIKRPPL, encoded by the exons ATGGACTGGGGCGGCCTAAAAGTCGGCGTCAGCGTGCGAATCCAGCGTAGTGACG GGCGCATCCATGCAGCCATCGTGAGCGGTTTGAATGATGAGCAGGAGAGTGTGACAGTAGAGTGGTTCGAGAGGGGAGAGACCAAGGGCAAGGAG ATTGAGGTAGAGAACATCTTTGCCCTGAATGCTGCCCTGAAGCCTGCTACACAAGTATCCCATGCTGAGGTCCAACAACCTTCTGCCAAGGTAACA CCTTCTCGCCCGTCGATGGCAGTTCAGCAAGCCCGCAGCATTACACCGAGGGACCAAGAGTCAAGAA GAACTATGAGACGATCCTCTAGTAGAACAG TCCCCACTGCCAAATCGCGCCCCACCATCGTCCCACCAGCACAGAATGGTGACGCTGCCCCGGTTGCACCCCCCGCTGCTGTGGAGGCAGTCAAGAAGCAGGCTATCCCAGCAT CCCGCAGACGCTCCAACTGTGTGAAGGAGGTGGAGAGGTTGAAGCAGGACCGCGAGGAGCGGCGGAAGCGGATGGAAGACGAGAAGAAGCGCCGCACGAACGACCCGGACTACGAGCCTGGCAACCCCAACTGGGAGTTCCTACAGATGGTCCGAGCCTTCCGTTCCAACCTGGACATCAAAACTATCACTAATGCTGACCCT ATTGAGGACCACCAGATCTGTGTATGTGTCAGGAAAAGACCACTGAACAAGAAGGAGATGGCCAAGAAGGAAGTGGACGTCATCACAACTCCAGACAAACACAACACAGTG GTCCATGAGTGTAAACTGAAGGTGGACCTGACCAAGTACTTGGAGAATCACACCTTCCGATTTGACTATTCCTTTGACGATTCAGCTTCAAACGAGACAGTTTACAG ATACACAGCCAAGCCTTTAGTGGAAACCATATTTGAGAGAGGCATGGCCACTTGTTTTGCCTATGGACAGACTGGAAGTGGCAAAACCCAT ACAATGGGCGGAGACTTCAAGGGTAAGGACCAGGACACGTCCAAGGGCATCTATGCACTCGCTG CTCGTGATGTCTTCAAGCTGCTAAACTCTGCAGCCTACAAAAACCAAGACCTGATCGTTGGCTGTAGCTTCTTTGAGATCTATGGTGGAAAG GTGTTTGACCTTCAGAACAAGAAGCACAAGCTGCGTGTCCTTGAGGATGGGAAGCAGCAGGTGCAGGTGGTCGGGCTGACAGAGAAACATGTCACCACCGTGGACGACGTGCTCAAACTCATCACCGAGGGCAACAGGACGAGGACGTCCGGGCAgacatcagccaatcagcactccTCGCGCTCACACGCAGTCTTTCAGATGATCCTGCGAAAGAG ggcaacaagaaaaatgtttggaAAGTTCTCCCTGATCGACTtggcag GTAATGAGAGAGGTGCAGACACCATCAGCTCGGACCGACAGACACGGATGGAGGGAGCCGAGATCAACAAGAGTTTACTCGCTCTCAAG GAGTGTATACGTGCCCTCGGCCGGCCTAACTCCGTCCACACACCCTTCCGTGCCAGTAAGCTGACCCAGGTACTCAGAGACTCCTTCATTGGGGAGAGGTCCAAGACATGCATG ATTGCTATGATCTCTCCAGGGTCGAGCAGCTGTGAACACACCCTCAACACTCTCAGATATGCCGACAG GGTTAAGGAGTATGGATGCACACCCCTGGCCCTCCAGGAGTATGAACAGGATGCCTCAAACCAGCATGGCCCTTACGGTCTCCTCAGTCCTGGCTATGACCCAGGCAGTCCTGA GGTTAAGGAGCTGGGTCCAGGCGACCCGGGTGCCCCGGGCCCGTCTCAGGGTCTGTCCGCCATCCCGGAGAACAGCCGCAACAACAGCCTGTCTCCGCAGAACTCTGACCTGCAGCTGCTGGCCACCCAGAACGAGGGGGAGGTGTCGTTTGAGCTGCTGCACTTTCACGAGGCACTGCAGGAGCTGCAGGAGATGGAAGAACAGGTTGTGGAGGACCACAGGAGCGCCTTACAG GAAATGGAGGAGATGGTGATTGTAGAACGGGGCCTGCTGGAGATGGCTGATGAAGTGGACTATGATGTGGAAG CCTACTCATCTACACTGTCTGACCTGCTGGACAAGAAGATTCAGAAGTGGAGTGAGCTGAAGCAGAAACTGGACACTTTCCGCATCAAGATGAAAGAGGAAGAAATCGCCAGCAAAAACATTAAGCGGCCCCCATTGTAA
- the LOC118431726 gene encoding kinesin-like protein KIF2A isoform X3, whose product MDWGGLKVGVSVRIQRSDGRIHAAIVSGLNDEQESVTVEWFERGETKGKEIEVENIFALNAALKPATQVSHAEVQQPSAKVTPSRPSMAVQQARSITPRDQESRNSLRRSSAKAVPTAKSRPTIVPPAQNGDAAPVAPPAAVEAVKKQAIPASRRRSNCVKEVERLKQDREERRKRMEDEKKRRTNDPDYEPGNPNWEFLQMVRAFRSNLDIKTITNADPIEDHQICVCVRKRPLNKKEMAKKEVDVITTPDKHNTVVHECKLKVDLTKYLENHTFRFDYSFDDSASNETVYRYTAKPLVETIFERGMATCFAYGQTGSGKTHTMGGDFKGKDQDTSKGIYALAARDVFKLLNSAAYKNQDLIVGCSFFEIYGGKVFDLQNKKHKLRVLEDGKQQVQVVGLTEKHVTTVDDVLKLITEGNRTRTSGQTSANQHSSRSHAVFQMILRKRATRKMFGKFSLIDLAGNERGADTISSDRQTRMEGAEINKSLLALKECIRALGRPNSVHTPFRASKLTQVLRDSFIGERSKTCMIAMISPGSSSCEHTLNTLRYADRVKEYGCTPLALQEYEQDASNQHGPYGLLSPGYDPGSPEVKELGPGDPGAPGPSQGLSAIPENSRNNSLSPQNSDLQLLATQNEGEVSFELLHFHEALQELQEMEEQVVEDHRSALQEMEEMVIVERGLLEMADEVDYDVEAYSSTLSDLLDKKIQKWSELKQKLDTFRIKMKEEEIASKNIKRPPL is encoded by the exons ATGGACTGGGGCGGCCTAAAAGTCGGCGTCAGCGTGCGAATCCAGCGTAGTGACG GGCGCATCCATGCAGCCATCGTGAGCGGTTTGAATGATGAGCAGGAGAGTGTGACAGTAGAGTGGTTCGAGAGGGGAGAGACCAAGGGCAAGGAG ATTGAGGTAGAGAACATCTTTGCCCTGAATGCTGCCCTGAAGCCTGCTACACAAGTATCCCATGCTGAGGTCCAACAACCTTCTGCCAAGGTAACA CCTTCTCGCCCGTCGATGGCAGTTCAGCAAGCCCGCAGCATTACACCGAGGGACCAAGAGTCAAGAA ATTCTCTTCGACGTTCCAGTGCCAAGGCAG TCCCCACTGCCAAATCGCGCCCCACCATCGTCCCACCAGCACAGAATGGTGACGCTGCCCCGGTTGCACCCCCCGCTGCTGTGGAGGCAGTCAAGAAGCAGGCTATCCCAGCAT CCCGCAGACGCTCCAACTGTGTGAAGGAGGTGGAGAGGTTGAAGCAGGACCGCGAGGAGCGGCGGAAGCGGATGGAAGACGAGAAGAAGCGCCGCACGAACGACCCGGACTACGAGCCTGGCAACCCCAACTGGGAGTTCCTACAGATGGTCCGAGCCTTCCGTTCCAACCTGGACATCAAAACTATCACTAATGCTGACCCT ATTGAGGACCACCAGATCTGTGTATGTGTCAGGAAAAGACCACTGAACAAGAAGGAGATGGCCAAGAAGGAAGTGGACGTCATCACAACTCCAGACAAACACAACACAGTG GTCCATGAGTGTAAACTGAAGGTGGACCTGACCAAGTACTTGGAGAATCACACCTTCCGATTTGACTATTCCTTTGACGATTCAGCTTCAAACGAGACAGTTTACAG ATACACAGCCAAGCCTTTAGTGGAAACCATATTTGAGAGAGGCATGGCCACTTGTTTTGCCTATGGACAGACTGGAAGTGGCAAAACCCAT ACAATGGGCGGAGACTTCAAGGGTAAGGACCAGGACACGTCCAAGGGCATCTATGCACTCGCTG CTCGTGATGTCTTCAAGCTGCTAAACTCTGCAGCCTACAAAAACCAAGACCTGATCGTTGGCTGTAGCTTCTTTGAGATCTATGGTGGAAAG GTGTTTGACCTTCAGAACAAGAAGCACAAGCTGCGTGTCCTTGAGGATGGGAAGCAGCAGGTGCAGGTGGTCGGGCTGACAGAGAAACATGTCACCACCGTGGACGACGTGCTCAAACTCATCACCGAGGGCAACAGGACGAGGACGTCCGGGCAgacatcagccaatcagcactccTCGCGCTCACACGCAGTCTTTCAGATGATCCTGCGAAAGAG ggcaacaagaaaaatgtttggaAAGTTCTCCCTGATCGACTtggcag GTAATGAGAGAGGTGCAGACACCATCAGCTCGGACCGACAGACACGGATGGAGGGAGCCGAGATCAACAAGAGTTTACTCGCTCTCAAG GAGTGTATACGTGCCCTCGGCCGGCCTAACTCCGTCCACACACCCTTCCGTGCCAGTAAGCTGACCCAGGTACTCAGAGACTCCTTCATTGGGGAGAGGTCCAAGACATGCATG ATTGCTATGATCTCTCCAGGGTCGAGCAGCTGTGAACACACCCTCAACACTCTCAGATATGCCGACAG GGTTAAGGAGTATGGATGCACACCCCTGGCCCTCCAGGAGTATGAACAGGATGCCTCAAACCAGCATGGCCCTTACGGTCTCCTCAGTCCTGGCTATGACCCAGGCAGTCCTGA GGTTAAGGAGCTGGGTCCAGGCGACCCGGGTGCCCCGGGCCCGTCTCAGGGTCTGTCCGCCATCCCGGAGAACAGCCGCAACAACAGCCTGTCTCCGCAGAACTCTGACCTGCAGCTGCTGGCCACCCAGAACGAGGGGGAGGTGTCGTTTGAGCTGCTGCACTTTCACGAGGCACTGCAGGAGCTGCAGGAGATGGAAGAACAGGTTGTGGAGGACCACAGGAGCGCCTTACAG GAAATGGAGGAGATGGTGATTGTAGAACGGGGCCTGCTGGAGATGGCTGATGAAGTGGACTATGATGTGGAAG CCTACTCATCTACACTGTCTGACCTGCTGGACAAGAAGATTCAGAAGTGGAGTGAGCTGAAGCAGAAACTGGACACTTTCCGCATCAAGATGAAAGAGGAAGAAATCGCCAGCAAAAACATTAAGCGGCCCCCATTGTAA
- the LOC118431726 gene encoding kinesin-like protein KIF2A isoform X6, with translation MDWGGLKVGVSVRIQRSDGRIHAAIVSGLNDEQESVTVEWFERGETKGKEIEVENIFALNAALKPATQVSHAEVQQPSAKPSRPSMAVQQARSITPRDQESRRTMRRSSSRTVPTAKSRPTIVPPAQNGDAAPVAPPAAVEAVKKQAIPASRRRSNCVKEVERLKQDREERRKRMEDEKKRRTNDPDYEPGNPNWEFLQMVRAFRSNLDIKTITNADPIEDHQICVCVRKRPLNKKEMAKKEVDVITTPDKHNTVVHECKLKVDLTKYLENHTFRFDYSFDDSASNETVYRYTAKPLVETIFERGMATCFAYGQTGSGKTHTMGGDFKGKDQDTSKGIYALAARDVFKLLNSAAYKNQDLIVGCSFFEIYGGKVFDLQNKKHKLRVLEDGKQQVQVVGLTEKHVTTVDDVLKLITEGNRTRTSGQTSANQHSSRSHAVFQMILRKRATRKMFGKFSLIDLAGNERGADTISSDRQTRMEGAEINKSLLALKECIRALGRPNSVHTPFRASKLTQVLRDSFIGERSKTCMIAMISPGSSSCEHTLNTLRYADRVKEYGCTPLALQEYEQDASNQHGPYGLLSPGYDPGSPEVKELGPGDPGAPGPSQGLSAIPENSRNNSLSPQNSDLQLLATQNEGEVSFELLHFHEALQELQEMEEQVVEDHRSALQEMEEMVIVERGLLEMADEVDYDVEAYSSTLSDLLDKKIQKWSELKQKLDTFRIKMKEEEIASKNIKRPPL, from the exons ATGGACTGGGGCGGCCTAAAAGTCGGCGTCAGCGTGCGAATCCAGCGTAGTGACG GGCGCATCCATGCAGCCATCGTGAGCGGTTTGAATGATGAGCAGGAGAGTGTGACAGTAGAGTGGTTCGAGAGGGGAGAGACCAAGGGCAAGGAG ATTGAGGTAGAGAACATCTTTGCCCTGAATGCTGCCCTGAAGCCTGCTACACAAGTATCCCATGCTGAGGTCCAACAACCTTCTGCCAAG CCTTCTCGCCCGTCGATGGCAGTTCAGCAAGCCCGCAGCATTACACCGAGGGACCAAGAGTCAAGAA GAACTATGAGACGATCCTCTAGTAGAACAG TCCCCACTGCCAAATCGCGCCCCACCATCGTCCCACCAGCACAGAATGGTGACGCTGCCCCGGTTGCACCCCCCGCTGCTGTGGAGGCAGTCAAGAAGCAGGCTATCCCAGCAT CCCGCAGACGCTCCAACTGTGTGAAGGAGGTGGAGAGGTTGAAGCAGGACCGCGAGGAGCGGCGGAAGCGGATGGAAGACGAGAAGAAGCGCCGCACGAACGACCCGGACTACGAGCCTGGCAACCCCAACTGGGAGTTCCTACAGATGGTCCGAGCCTTCCGTTCCAACCTGGACATCAAAACTATCACTAATGCTGACCCT ATTGAGGACCACCAGATCTGTGTATGTGTCAGGAAAAGACCACTGAACAAGAAGGAGATGGCCAAGAAGGAAGTGGACGTCATCACAACTCCAGACAAACACAACACAGTG GTCCATGAGTGTAAACTGAAGGTGGACCTGACCAAGTACTTGGAGAATCACACCTTCCGATTTGACTATTCCTTTGACGATTCAGCTTCAAACGAGACAGTTTACAG ATACACAGCCAAGCCTTTAGTGGAAACCATATTTGAGAGAGGCATGGCCACTTGTTTTGCCTATGGACAGACTGGAAGTGGCAAAACCCAT ACAATGGGCGGAGACTTCAAGGGTAAGGACCAGGACACGTCCAAGGGCATCTATGCACTCGCTG CTCGTGATGTCTTCAAGCTGCTAAACTCTGCAGCCTACAAAAACCAAGACCTGATCGTTGGCTGTAGCTTCTTTGAGATCTATGGTGGAAAG GTGTTTGACCTTCAGAACAAGAAGCACAAGCTGCGTGTCCTTGAGGATGGGAAGCAGCAGGTGCAGGTGGTCGGGCTGACAGAGAAACATGTCACCACCGTGGACGACGTGCTCAAACTCATCACCGAGGGCAACAGGACGAGGACGTCCGGGCAgacatcagccaatcagcactccTCGCGCTCACACGCAGTCTTTCAGATGATCCTGCGAAAGAG ggcaacaagaaaaatgtttggaAAGTTCTCCCTGATCGACTtggcag GTAATGAGAGAGGTGCAGACACCATCAGCTCGGACCGACAGACACGGATGGAGGGAGCCGAGATCAACAAGAGTTTACTCGCTCTCAAG GAGTGTATACGTGCCCTCGGCCGGCCTAACTCCGTCCACACACCCTTCCGTGCCAGTAAGCTGACCCAGGTACTCAGAGACTCCTTCATTGGGGAGAGGTCCAAGACATGCATG ATTGCTATGATCTCTCCAGGGTCGAGCAGCTGTGAACACACCCTCAACACTCTCAGATATGCCGACAG GGTTAAGGAGTATGGATGCACACCCCTGGCCCTCCAGGAGTATGAACAGGATGCCTCAAACCAGCATGGCCCTTACGGTCTCCTCAGTCCTGGCTATGACCCAGGCAGTCCTGA GGTTAAGGAGCTGGGTCCAGGCGACCCGGGTGCCCCGGGCCCGTCTCAGGGTCTGTCCGCCATCCCGGAGAACAGCCGCAACAACAGCCTGTCTCCGCAGAACTCTGACCTGCAGCTGCTGGCCACCCAGAACGAGGGGGAGGTGTCGTTTGAGCTGCTGCACTTTCACGAGGCACTGCAGGAGCTGCAGGAGATGGAAGAACAGGTTGTGGAGGACCACAGGAGCGCCTTACAG GAAATGGAGGAGATGGTGATTGTAGAACGGGGCCTGCTGGAGATGGCTGATGAAGTGGACTATGATGTGGAAG CCTACTCATCTACACTGTCTGACCTGCTGGACAAGAAGATTCAGAAGTGGAGTGAGCTGAAGCAGAAACTGGACACTTTCCGCATCAAGATGAAAGAGGAAGAAATCGCCAGCAAAAACATTAAGCGGCCCCCATTGTAA